A single Bos mutus isolate GX-2022 chromosome 16, NWIPB_WYAK_1.1, whole genome shotgun sequence DNA region contains:
- the FH gene encoding fumarate hydratase, mitochondrial, protein MDRAFRLLARSRLLSRNPGSAPRPGLGPGGPAVLLLRPPNAARMASQNSFRIEYDTFGELKVPNDKYYGAQTVRSTMNFKIGGMTERMPIPVIKAFGILKRAAAEVNQDYGLDPKIANAIMKAADEVAEGKLNDHFPLVVWQTGSGTQTNMNVNEVISNRAIEILGGELGSKKPVHPNDHVNKSQSSNDTFPTAMHIAAAIEVHEVLLPGLQKLHDALEAKSKEFDQIIKIGRTHTQDAVPLTLGQEFSGYVQQVKYATTRIKAAMPRIYELAAGGTAVGTGLNTRIGFAEKVAAKVAVLTGLPFVTAPNKFEALAAHDALVELSGAMNTTACSLMKIANDIRFLGSGPRSGLGELILPENEPGSSIMPGKVNPTQCEAMTMVAAQVMGNHVAVTVGGSNGHFELNVFKPMMIKNVLHSARLLGDASVSFTENCVVGIQANTERISKLMNESLMLVTALNPHIGYDKAAKIAKAAHKNGSTLKATAIELGYLTAEQFDEWVKPKDMLGPK, encoded by the exons ATGGATCGCGCGTTCCGGCTCCTCGCGCGTTCGCGTTTACTCTCGCGGAATCCAGGTTCCGCCCCTAGACCTGGCCTTGGCCCGGGTGGCCCAGCAGTCCTCCTGCTCCGGCCTCCGAACGCCGCTCGAATG gCAAGCCAAAATTCTTTTCGGATAGAATATGATACCTTTGGTGAACTCAAGGTCCCAAATGATAAGTATTATGGCGCCCAGACTGTGAGATCTACAATGAACTTTAAGATTGGAGGCATGACAGAACGCATGCCA atcCCAGTTATTAAAGCATTTGGCATCTTGAAGCGAGCAGCTGCTGAAGTAAACCAGGATTATGGTCTTGATCCAAAGATTGCTAATGCAATAATGAAGGCAGCAGATGAG GTAGCTGAAGGTAAATTAAATGATCATTTTCCACTTGTGGTATGGCAGACTGGATCAGGAACCCAGACAAATATGAATGTAAATGAAGTCATTAGCAATCGAGCAATTGAAATTCTGGGAGGTGAACTTGGCAGCAAGAAACCTGTACATCCCAACGATCATGTTAATAAAAGCCAG AGCTCAAATGATACTTTTCCCACAGCAATGCACATTGCTGCTGCAATAGAAGTTCATGAAGTGCTGCTCCCAGGACTACAGAAGCTGCATGATGCTCTGGAAGCAAAATCCAAAGAGTTTGACCAGATCATCAAAATTGGGCGTACTCATACACAGGATGCTGTTCCACTTACTCTTGGGCAG gaaTTTAGCGGTTATGTTCAACAAGTGAAATATGCAACAACAAGAATAAAAGCTGCCATGCCAAGAATTTATGAGCTCGCTGCTGGGGGCACTGCTGTTGGCACTGGTTTAAATACTAGaattggctttgcagaaaaggtTGCTGCAAAAGTGGCTGTGCTCACAG gcTTACCTTTTGTCACAGCTCCAAATAAGTTTGAAGCTCTGGCTGCTCATGATGCTTTGGTTGAACTCAGTGGAGCCATGAATACTACTGCTTGCAGTCTGATGAAGATCGCaaatgatattcgttttctgggTTCTGGTCCTCGCTCTGGACTGGGAGAACTAATTTTGCCTGAAAATGAACCAGGAAGCAGTATCATGCCAG GAAAGGTGAACCCCACCCAGTGTGAAGCAATGACCATGGTTGCAGCCCAAGTCATGGGGAATCATGTCGCTGTTACCGTTGGAGGCAGCAATGGACATTTTGAGTTGAATGTTTTCAAGCCAATGATG atTAAAAATGTGTTACACTCAGCCCGACTGCTGGGAGATGCATCGGTTTCCTTCACAGAAAACTGCGTGGTGGGAATCCAGGCCAACACAGAAAGGATTAGCAAGCTGATGAATGAGTCCCTAATGTTGGTGACAGCTCTTAATCCTCACATAG ggTATGACAAAGCCGCCAAGATCGCCAAGGCTGCACACAAAAATGGATCAACCTTAAAGGCAACTGCTATTGAACTTGGCTATCTCACTGCAGAGCAGTTTGATGAGTGGGTAAAACCGAAGGACATGCTTGGTCCAAAgtga